From Candidatus Binatus sp., the proteins below share one genomic window:
- a CDS encoding YqgE/AlgH family protein: MRGHLRKVNARLKTSIIASFAILIVLFAAARDARSADMTATFLVATRDMPDAMFRRTVILMIPSPQVPLVAGVIINQPTQVPLVKLYQDAARSKSETAFFGGPVETDTPSLILRAATPPEKSSSLIDDIYLTTDTDAIARLLKSRDGGEMRLILGRAQWLKEQLHSEIVAGAWYAVPAKSELVFSDPKSLWTTLVARGELMEARAPRPRAVAVRRAAAQVKSTRVERQKTSNDAKKFISGIYECLELRSVATPRGGLAGAIVNDVAAAIENRDRRGKCRDTSRRPSVARQARVGECQAWRRIRRADRGPG, translated from the coding sequence ATGCGCGGACATCTCCGCAAAGTAAACGCGCGATTGAAAACGAGCATCATCGCTTCATTTGCGATTTTGATCGTGTTGTTTGCCGCCGCGCGCGACGCTCGCAGCGCAGACATGACTGCAACCTTCCTGGTGGCGACTCGCGATATGCCCGACGCGATGTTCCGGCGTACCGTGATTCTGATGATTCCCTCGCCGCAAGTGCCGCTGGTCGCTGGCGTCATAATCAATCAGCCGACGCAAGTACCGCTGGTGAAGCTTTATCAGGACGCGGCGAGGAGCAAGAGCGAAACGGCTTTCTTTGGCGGGCCGGTGGAAACGGATACTCCTTCGTTGATTCTGCGCGCGGCGACTCCGCCGGAGAAAAGCAGTTCGTTGATCGACGATATCTACCTGACCACGGATACCGACGCGATCGCGCGGCTGCTGAAAAGCCGCGACGGCGGCGAGATGCGGCTGATCCTCGGCCGCGCGCAATGGCTCAAGGAGCAGCTTCATTCCGAGATCGTCGCGGGAGCGTGGTACGCCGTGCCGGCCAAGTCGGAACTGGTTTTCAGCGATCCGAAAAGCCTCTGGACCACGCTGGTCGCGCGAGGCGAGTTGATGGAAGCGCGCGCACCGCGTCCTCGTGCGGTTGCAGTTCGGCGCGCCGCCGCGCAAGTCAAATCGACGCGCGTCGAGCGGCAGAAAACCTCTAACGACGCAAAAAAGTTTATTAGCGGAATTTATGAGTGCCTCGAGCTTCGAAGTGTCGCCACGCCGCGAGGCGGTCTCGCCGGCGCGATCGTAAACGACGTGGCCGCGGCTATCGAGAATCGCGATCGTCGGGGTAAATGTCGCGATACGTCCAGGCGCCCTAGTGTTGCACGTCAAGCGCGGGTGGGGGAGTGCCAGGCCTGGAGGCGAATCCGTCGGGCAGATCGCGGACCGGGGTGA
- a CDS encoding YeeE/YedE family protein yields MQNFTPVASLAGGILIGLASAAMLLLNGKIAGVSGICAGLLMPARNETLWRACFVAGLLAGGAMLRFWIPAAFDFGALKSSAVLAAAGLLVGFGTRLGNGCTSGHGVCGVSRLSARSIFATATFMACGAATVFITDHVLGGPR; encoded by the coding sequence ATGCAGAATTTTACCCCTGTGGCGTCCCTCGCCGGCGGCATACTCATAGGTCTCGCGTCTGCCGCGATGCTTCTGCTCAACGGAAAAATCGCCGGAGTCAGCGGAATTTGCGCGGGCCTCCTGATGCCGGCCAGGAACGAGACGCTCTGGCGAGCGTGCTTCGTCGCCGGACTGCTCGCGGGCGGCGCGATGCTTCGATTCTGGATTCCGGCGGCGTTCGATTTCGGCGCGCTGAAATCGAGCGCGGTGCTCGCGGCGGCCGGCTTGCTGGTGGGCTTCGGGACGCGGCTCGGCAATGGATGCACCAGCGGGCACGGCGTCTGCGGCGTCAGCCGGCTGTCCGCGCGTTCGATCTTTGCGACCGCGACTTTCATGGCCTGCGGCGCCGCGACGGTCTTCATAACCGACCACGTCCTCGGGGGGCCACGATGA
- a CDS encoding phosphotransferase family protein — protein MEEQLADYVRLKVLAAGDTRIDRLEQISGGASRQTYRFRLRYREGGAERERNLILRRDPAASLIDTDRKIEFAAYRAFFNTPVPVPEVLWLEDDPRHLGSPFFIGVELTGLQAAPAKILMEPYASHHRKIAEQKWSILGEIAKQDPTQLGLVGTMEWVERDQSWKRELDYWEGVLDSDELIPQPIMRAAIRWLRRNPPPPAQKISVVHGDYRTGNFLFDESGRIHAILDWEMSHLGDPLEDLGWSLNRVWCWAHDDRRGGLIPREDAIAIWERASGLKADPAAIHWWELFATVKGQGIWVSSAHAWETGENKDPILVLSSWSLMNSQDRAALELMGRLQ, from the coding sequence TTGGAAGAACAGTTAGCCGACTACGTTAGGCTGAAAGTGCTGGCGGCGGGCGATACCCGCATCGACCGACTCGAGCAGATTTCCGGCGGCGCGTCGCGCCAGACCTATCGCTTTCGCCTGCGGTATCGCGAGGGCGGCGCGGAGCGTGAACGTAATCTGATACTGCGGCGCGATCCGGCGGCCAGCCTGATCGATACCGATCGCAAGATCGAATTTGCGGCGTATCGGGCCTTCTTCAACACGCCGGTGCCGGTTCCCGAAGTCTTGTGGCTCGAGGACGACCCGCGGCATCTGGGCAGCCCGTTTTTTATTGGCGTCGAACTGACCGGCTTGCAGGCCGCGCCGGCAAAAATCCTGATGGAGCCCTACGCGTCTCATCACAGGAAAATCGCCGAGCAGAAATGGTCGATTCTGGGCGAAATCGCGAAACAAGATCCAACTCAACTCGGTCTCGTCGGAACGATGGAATGGGTTGAGCGAGATCAATCGTGGAAGCGCGAACTCGATTATTGGGAAGGCGTTCTCGATTCCGACGAACTGATTCCGCAGCCGATCATGCGCGCGGCGATTCGATGGCTCCGGCGCAATCCGCCGCCGCCGGCGCAAAAGATCAGCGTCGTGCATGGCGACTATCGCACGGGGAATTTTCTTTTCGACGAAAGCGGACGTATCCACGCGATTCTCGATTGGGAGATGTCGCATCTCGGCGACCCGCTCGAGGACCTGGGATGGAGCCTGAATCGCGTGTGGTGCTGGGCGCACGACGATCGCCGCGGCGGTCTGATCCCCCGTGAAGATGCGATCGCAATCTGGGAGCGGGCGAGCGGGCTCAAGGCCGACCCGGCGGCGATTCATTGGTGGGAATTGTTCGCGACGGTGAAGGGGCAGGGGATCTGGGTCTCGAGCGCGCATGCATGGGAGACGGGCGAGAACAAGGATCCGATCCTGGTGCTGAGTTCGTGGAGCCTGATGAACAGCCAGGATCGCGCGGCGCTGGAACTGATGGGACGATTGCAATGA
- a CDS encoding pyridoxamine 5'-phosphate oxidase family protein, with protein sequence MNRRLSAAIVLAIALISSLLVTDGAARSETSRRDVDALAKAELIYVATVRKDGNQSTAAPVWFTVTPDHLVLIQTGPNTWKSKRIRRGSPVLVWIDDEKGPAFIGKAEITSDAAARSQIIEDFPKKYLQARIGLHKPSQESFDKGDRVAIKITPVRDLPDGFASRPGTPPPALDVQH encoded by the coding sequence ATGAATCGACGACTTTCAGCCGCGATAGTTCTCGCGATAGCGCTAATCAGCTCACTTCTCGTGACCGACGGCGCAGCGCGCTCTGAAACCTCCAGGCGCGACGTCGACGCGCTCGCCAAGGCTGAACTCATCTACGTCGCGACGGTTCGCAAGGACGGCAACCAAAGCACCGCCGCTCCAGTCTGGTTCACCGTCACGCCCGATCACCTGGTCCTCATCCAGACCGGGCCGAATACCTGGAAGTCGAAACGCATTCGGCGCGGCAGCCCGGTCCTCGTCTGGATCGACGACGAAAAAGGGCCCGCGTTTATCGGCAAGGCCGAGATCACCAGCGATGCCGCCGCACGGAGCCAGATCATCGAGGACTTTCCGAAAAAGTACCTGCAGGCGCGCATCGGATTGCACAAGCCCTCGCAGGAATCGTTCGACAAGGGCGATCGCGTCGCGATAAAAATCACCCCGGTCCGCGATCTGCCCGACGGATTCGCCTCCAGGCCTGGCACTCCCCCACCCGCGCTTGACGTGCAACACTAG
- a CDS encoding helix-turn-helix transcriptional regulator: protein MNSTTFKESSATMPPEALEMVAARFRALGEPIRLRILQTLERGELSVTRLTAAIGSTQPNVSRHLRVLQECGLVKRRHEGSTANYSIADQMVFELCELVCSGIRARLAGQAGALNMTTPLSRRARALRQTAGPRTAIGSVSSPAQPKKRAARELPVFHGRTM from the coding sequence ATGAATTCAACCACCTTCAAGGAGTCCAGCGCCACGATGCCGCCCGAGGCATTGGAGATGGTCGCCGCGCGCTTCCGCGCCCTCGGCGAGCCGATCCGTTTGCGCATCCTGCAAACTCTCGAGCGCGGCGAACTGAGCGTCACGCGGCTGACGGCCGCGATCGGCTCGACTCAGCCCAACGTCAGCAGGCATCTGCGGGTCCTGCAGGAGTGCGGCCTGGTCAAGCGCCGCCACGAAGGCAGCACCGCAAACTATTCGATCGCGGACCAGATGGTTTTTGAGCTGTGTGAGCTGGTTTGCTCCGGAATCCGCGCGCGGCTCGCGGGGCAGGCCGGGGCGCTGAACATGACCACGCCGCTCAGCCGCCGCGCCCGCGCGCTCCGGCAAACCGCGGGTCCGCGCACAGCGATTGGCTCGGTATCATCTCCGGCTCAGCCGAAAAAACGGGCTGCACGCGAATTACCGGTCTTTCACGGGAGGACAATGTAA
- a CDS encoding sulfite exporter TauE/SafE family protein — MFAIGAAAGILGGFFGLAGGILIVPALVLLLAMPQQTAVGTTLAALLPPVGLLGAIEYNRHGQVNFTYAMIIAAGLLVGAYFGAFAAVRISSEILRRAFAIFLALLSVQLFMK; from the coding sequence CTGTTCGCGATTGGAGCTGCCGCCGGCATCCTGGGCGGATTTTTCGGCCTTGCCGGCGGAATTTTGATCGTGCCCGCACTGGTGCTGCTCCTCGCGATGCCGCAGCAGACCGCGGTCGGCACCACGCTGGCCGCGCTCCTGCCGCCGGTCGGACTGCTGGGTGCGATCGAGTACAATCGCCACGGGCAGGTCAATTTCACTTATGCGATGATCATTGCGGCCGGCTTGCTGGTCGGCGCATACTTCGGCGCGTTTGCAGCAGTCAGAATTTCGAGCGAGATATTGCGCCGCGCGTTCGCGATTTTCCTCGCGCTGCTGTCAGTTCAGCTTTTCATGAAATAG